The following are encoded in a window of Lactobacillus panisapium genomic DNA:
- a CDS encoding RluA family pseudouridine synthase yields the protein MTLFKLTVQTKAPKQLGAFLMKNGFSKKAVTDAKNNGGLILVNHKRRYTNFVLHPQDEVIFVPGKEKVNPWLQPSYQPIDIVQETNDYLAINKPAGVLSIPSRYDDNALVNRVLGYFDRQKIQGSKPHVITRLDRDTSGIVLMGKNAIAHARFSKLSKDDFVKKYHALVHGNFKADEMCGIIRQPIGSTKETVKRFIDPNGKKAVTAYQVLKQAPGISLVELRLYTGRTHQIRLHMQSLGHPLFGDPLYGIKDEFNRQALNCFYVSFPDPFRANKRVQIRVPDPPDMQQLWQKKQKA from the coding sequence ATGACTTTATTTAAATTGACTGTACAAACAAAGGCTCCCAAACAATTAGGAGCTTTTTTAATGAAAAACGGGTTTTCCAAAAAAGCGGTAACCGATGCTAAAAACAATGGTGGTTTAATTCTAGTTAATCATAAACGGCGCTATACCAATTTTGTACTTCATCCACAAGATGAAGTTATTTTTGTCCCCGGCAAAGAAAAGGTCAATCCTTGGCTGCAGCCATCCTATCAGCCCATTGATATTGTCCAAGAAACTAACGATTATTTAGCTATTAATAAGCCGGCCGGCGTGCTTTCAATTCCTTCACGTTATGATGATAATGCATTAGTAAACCGTGTGCTAGGTTACTTTGACCGGCAAAAAATCCAAGGAAGTAAGCCTCATGTGATTACCCGATTAGATCGCGATACATCGGGAATTGTATTAATGGGCAAGAATGCCATTGCTCATGCGCGTTTTAGCAAGCTCAGTAAAGATGATTTTGTTAAAAAATATCACGCACTTGTTCACGGTAATTTTAAAGCCGATGAAATGTGTGGCATTATTAGGCAACCAATCGGCAGTACTAAAGAAACGGTCAAGCGTTTTATCGACCCTAACGGTAAAAAAGCTGTCACGGCCTACCAGGTTCTTAAGCAAGCTCCTGGAATAAGTTTGGTTGAGTTACGGCTATATACCGGTCGAACACATCAGATTCGGCTTCACATGCAGTCTTTGGGTCATCCTTTATTTGGTGATCCGCTATACGGTATTAAGGATGAGTTTAATCGGCAAGCACTCAATTGCTTTTACGTCTCTTTTCCTGATCCCTTTAGGGCAAATAAACGTGTGCAAATCAGAGTTCCTGATCCGCCGGATATGCAGCAATTATGGCAAAAGAAGCAAAAAGCATAA
- the ymfI gene encoding elongation factor P 5-aminopentanone reductase: MRRAIVFGATGGIGQAICTELAQSGWSLYLHCHTKWQEACQLSQKLMQQYPEQDFIPIRLSFLAENSDLSKFVQDLLPLNAAVFAQGITDYHFVNGQEMNQVDDMIKVNLTTPIKLAGLLEPLLTKNDFSRIVFLGSVYGKQASALEAVYSATKAGLTAFSQGYAREVASANLTVNVVAPGAVDTAMNAMISAEDMSKVKEEIPAGRLARGSDVSYWVNVLLDKRSSYLTGQTIYVSGGWLI, translated from the coding sequence ATGCGACGAGCGATTGTATTTGGTGCAACCGGCGGAATCGGTCAGGCGATTTGTACTGAACTAGCACAATCTGGCTGGTCTTTATATCTTCATTGTCACACTAAGTGGCAAGAGGCTTGTCAATTGAGCCAAAAGCTAATGCAGCAATATCCAGAGCAGGATTTTATTCCAATTAGACTAAGTTTTTTAGCTGAAAATAGCGACTTATCAAAGTTCGTTCAAGACTTGTTACCGCTTAATGCCGCTGTATTTGCTCAGGGTATTACGGATTATCATTTTGTAAATGGGCAAGAGATGAATCAAGTTGACGATATGATTAAAGTCAACTTAACAACACCGATTAAACTAGCTGGACTTCTAGAGCCGCTTTTAACTAAAAATGATTTTAGTCGGATTGTTTTTCTGGGTTCAGTCTACGGCAAACAGGCTAGTGCGCTTGAAGCTGTTTATAGTGCAACTAAAGCCGGACTTACGGCTTTTAGCCAAGGATATGCACGAGAGGTGGCTTCAGCTAATTTAACGGTCAATGTTGTTGCCCCCGGTGCGGTTGATACGGCAATGAATGCCATGATTTCGGCGGAAGACATGAGCAAAGTAAAAGAAGAAATTCCTGCTGGGCGCCTCGCTAGGGGAAGCGATGTTTCCTACTGGGTCAACGTTTTGCTTGACAAACGTTCTAGTTATTTAACAGGTCAGACAATTTATGTAAGTGGTGGATGGCTTATATAA
- a CDS encoding PTS glucitol/sorbitol transporter subunit IIA, with protein MKWISTITKVGQQAIEPEGNMVILFGENVTKDLVDVSIIQKFDTKTPVSGFILKKGDTITIDGQTYVADYVGAMVESDMKALGHITLFFNQSKPKNPLANAVYLTFSAKQTMPAFNVNDDIIYEHI; from the coding sequence ATGAAGTGGATATCAACAATTACAAAAGTAGGTCAACAAGCCATTGAGCCTGAAGGCAATATGGTGATTTTATTTGGTGAAAACGTCACTAAAGATTTAGTTGACGTTTCGATTATTCAAAAATTTGATACTAAAACTCCTGTTAGTGGCTTTATTTTAAAAAAAGGCGATACAATTACAATTGATGGGCAAACTTATGTTGCTGATTATGTTGGAGCAATGGTTGAAAGTGACATGAAGGCCTTAGGCCATATAACGTTATTTTTCAATCAATCAAAGCCTAAAAATCCATTAGCAAATGCTGTTTACCTCACGTTTAGTGCAAAACAGACTATGCCAGCATTTAATGTTAACGATGACATTATTTATGAACATATTTAA
- a CDS encoding AI-2E family transporter, which translates to MNSQGKHKKQTVFQKWFLNNRFSIVLVNILLFFLIIWVFNKISFVLNPAKVFVSAILPPLILALIQYYIMNPLVDLLERKFKVPRVATIIGLFLLVAVLLVWTVNTLLPIVQAQIDSLIRHWPHIWNDATIAVQNMLSDPHLHSVKNNINDAITRGQDMIFKSGQNTIDATLDNISSAISIVTVIFMTLLTAPFILFFMLKDGHNLRPYLMQFAPKRWQDVFGQLLYDINFALSSYIRGQLTVAFWVGIMFGIGYSIIGLPYGIALAVLSAFLNLIPYFGTFIAFIPAIVIGIMISVPMVIKVLVVFFVEQTIESRLISPLVMGNKMEMHPVTTILLLIGSSSVWGLWGVIFGIPIYAILKIITIRVYNYYRKVSKVFEEDETTSLTEKDSNKNNEVTKK; encoded by the coding sequence ATGAATTCTCAAGGAAAGCATAAAAAGCAAACTGTTTTTCAAAAATGGTTTCTAAATAATCGTTTTAGTATCGTTTTAGTCAATATTTTATTATTCTTCCTAATTATTTGGGTGTTTAATAAAATTTCATTTGTTCTGAATCCAGCTAAAGTATTTGTTAGTGCTATTTTGCCACCATTAATCTTGGCACTGATTCAGTATTATATTATGAATCCTCTGGTTGATTTACTGGAGCGAAAATTTAAAGTTCCTCGTGTGGCTACAATTATTGGATTATTCTTGTTAGTTGCTGTTTTGCTTGTTTGGACCGTTAATACGTTATTGCCAATAGTACAGGCACAAATTGATTCATTAATTCGTCACTGGCCACATATTTGGAATGATGCAACAATTGCAGTGCAAAACATGCTAAGCGACCCGCATCTGCACAGTGTGAAAAATAATATTAATGATGCAATTACACGTGGCCAGGACATGATTTTTAAATCTGGACAAAATACGATTGATGCGACACTTGATAACATCTCGTCTGCTATTAGCATCGTCACGGTAATCTTTATGACGCTGTTAACCGCACCGTTTATTTTGTTCTTTATGTTAAAAGATGGCCATAATTTACGGCCATACCTGATGCAATTTGCTCCTAAGAGATGGCAAGATGTTTTTGGTCAGCTGCTTTATGACATCAATTTTGCTTTGTCATCTTATATCCGTGGTCAATTAACTGTTGCCTTTTGGGTAGGAATTATGTTCGGTATTGGTTATAGTATTATCGGACTACCGTATGGGATAGCTCTTGCCGTTTTAAGTGCCTTTTTGAACTTAATACCTTATTTTGGAACTTTTATTGCGTTTATTCCTGCAATTGTAATCGGAATTATGATTTCTGTTCCGATGGTCATTAAGGTTTTAGTGGTCTTTTTCGTCGAGCAAACAATTGAGTCCAGATTAATTAGTCCGTTAGTCATGGGCAATAAAATGGAAATGCATCCCGTAACAACAATTCTTTTACTGATTGGTTCCAGTTCAGTTTGGGGACTGTGGGGCGTAATTTTTGGTATTCCAATTTATGCTATTTTGAAGATAATTACCATTCGCGTGTATAATTACTATCGCAAGGTTTCAAAAGTCTTCGAGGAGGATGAGACCACTTCCTTAACTGAGAAGGATAGTAATAAAAATAATGAAGTGACAAAGAAGTAA
- a CDS encoding lactonase family protein — translation MKLLIGGYTKKKATGIYELPLYNSKKGLEVELGDAREVIKVGGPTYFVQDGDLIFTINNAGDKGGISAFQLVNGAYQEKDSNLTPGSSPAYIGINRKDKLLYTANYHTAVLAVFSYTDEGKLSLIDSVTHTADTLGPKPEQADGPHPHFFDQTPKKNLVSCDLGNDCVDFYRLQDNHLEHLAKYQNEPGFGTRHIVFSPDGNYFYVVGELSSKVNVVKFSESDWTFTSIATYSTIPDDFTDHNGAAAIKISHDGKFIYVSNRGHDSITVFAVKDDHTLQLRQRVSTFGEFPRDFNWDESEQFVVATNQNSDNATLYKRNAKDGCLTPIQKDIYVPEGTRVLFSE, via the coding sequence ATGAAGCTATTAATTGGTGGCTATACTAAAAAGAAAGCTACTGGTATTTATGAATTGCCACTGTACAATTCTAAAAAAGGATTAGAAGTCGAGCTTGGAGACGCTAGAGAAGTTATCAAGGTCGGCGGCCCTACTTATTTTGTTCAGGATGGCGATTTAATTTTTACAATTAATAATGCGGGTGATAAAGGCGGCATTAGCGCTTTCCAATTAGTTAACGGCGCATATCAAGAAAAGGATTCAAACTTAACACCTGGATCATCACCAGCTTATATTGGCATTAATCGCAAAGATAAATTGCTCTATACAGCCAATTATCACACCGCTGTCTTAGCTGTTTTTTCATATACTGACGAAGGCAAATTGAGCTTAATTGATTCCGTTACCCACACTGCCGACACTCTTGGCCCAAAGCCAGAACAAGCAGACGGACCACACCCCCACTTTTTTGACCAAACACCGAAGAAAAACCTGGTTAGCTGTGATTTAGGTAATGATTGCGTCGACTTTTACCGTCTCCAAGACAATCATCTGGAACACTTAGCCAAGTACCAAAATGAGCCCGGCTTCGGAACCAGACATATCGTTTTCAGCCCTGATGGTAATTACTTTTACGTTGTCGGTGAGCTTTCAAGTAAAGTTAACGTTGTTAAATTTTCTGAGAGTGATTGGACATTTACAAGTATTGCCACTTATTCAACTATTCCTGACGACTTTACCGATCACAATGGTGCTGCCGCAATTAAAATTAGCCACGATGGTAAATTTATTTATGTTTCTAATCGTGGTCATGATTCAATTACTGTTTTTGCAGTTAAGGATGATCATACACTCCAATTACGTCAACGGGTATCGACTTTTGGCGAATTTCCGAGAGACTTTAACTGGGATGAAAGTGAACAGTTTGTTGTTGCCACTAACCAAAACTCCGACAACGCAACTTTGTATAAGCGTAATGCCAAAGATGGGTGCTTAACCCCAATTCAAAAAGATATCTATGTACCTGAAGGGACGAGGGTTCTATTCAGTGAATAA
- a CDS encoding tRNA (cytidine(34)-2'-O)-methyltransferase, with protein sequence MTNHVVLYEPLMPANTGNIARTCAGTNTVLDLIEPLGFQIDNKKMKRAGLDYWDKVDVRLHDDLNAFLASLGPNDEMYLISKFSAKNYAEVDYTDSNKDYYFVFGKETTGLPETFMREYYDRNLRIPMSDNIRCYNLANSVAIVLLEALRQQGFPQLETSHHYENDKLKDNYNRPERYERNLKGE encoded by the coding sequence TTGACTAATCACGTTGTTTTATATGAGCCTTTGATGCCAGCAAACACGGGCAATATCGCCCGTACTTGTGCAGGCACCAATACTGTTCTTGATTTAATTGAACCATTGGGTTTTCAAATTGATAATAAAAAAATGAAACGTGCTGGACTTGATTATTGGGATAAAGTTGATGTGCGTTTACACGATGACTTGAATGCTTTTTTAGCTAGTTTGGGTCCAAATGATGAAATGTATTTGATTTCTAAGTTCTCTGCTAAAAACTACGCTGAAGTAGATTACACTGATTCAAATAAGGATTATTACTTTGTTTTTGGCAAGGAAACTACCGGATTGCCCGAAACCTTTATGCGCGAATATTATGATCGCAACCTGCGAATTCCTATGTCGGACAACATTCGGTGTTATAATTTGGCAAATTCAGTTGCAATTGTTTTACTTGAAGCATTAAGACAGCAAGGATTTCCACAACTTGAGACAAGTCATCACTATGAAAATGACAAGTTAAAGGATAATTACAATCGCCCTGAAAGATATGAGCGTAACCTAAAAGGAGAATAA
- a CDS encoding DUF1149 family protein, whose translation MEFNKETPVLVKNFHYDLNEDAETKDEVNFGLKKVEKQNEDGTTDAGEDGNYFDITVVFDVAPAPGDFSVSGMISQIVQIKDYFGDGSDLSKADYKILSRPLVEYIETLTYEVTQITLDEPVNLNFQANF comes from the coding sequence ATGGAATTTAATAAAGAAACACCTGTTTTGGTAAAGAACTTTCACTATGATTTAAACGAAGATGCTGAGACTAAGGATGAAGTTAACTTCGGCCTGAAAAAAGTTGAAAAGCAAAATGAAGATGGCACAACTGATGCCGGTGAAGACGGTAACTATTTTGATATTACGGTTGTGTTTGACGTTGCTCCAGCGCCTGGCGATTTTTCGGTTAGTGGCATGATTAGTCAAATAGTTCAGATTAAGGATTATTTTGGCGATGGCAGTGACCTTTCCAAAGCTGACTATAAAATCTTAAGTCGTCCGTTAGTTGAATATATTGAGACTTTGACTTATGAAGTTACGCAAATTACGCTGGATGAACCGGTTAATTTGAACTTCCAAGCCAATTTTTAA
- a CDS encoding FtsK/SpoIIIE family DNA translocase, with product MPKKKKKTTKARKKTQNAGITWAVVGLVEIIIVFLAVAKFGILGKQIANIFRLFFGDSYLLAAGLCAIFGLVMLIYNKPMHFKFKRSCGLFLAILGILLIQSSIYFERELVNNAFMNVFWHEMSAEFGRAAITKSVGGGVIGAMCYQLFYPLLGHIGLRVFAVLFIPIGILMFFDVKFVDVINKFQKFSQLFISKNKEAGTKLKDKYSSLREKQAEKKQEQLAKDFHDPLSSESPVFPNVDDFTVKNDTETQADNQEPDEDISQTDFALDEVTPPEPEESKEQVQISSHDDEQPSFANKTNFEPDDNALPKSHSFDDEDEKMKQELGSVDHGDLEQSATSRPKVEYKKPPITLLDPVKNTDQSADKASIRKNTQKLQATFKSFGVNVIIKRAILGPTITRYEVQPAVGVKVSRIVNLADDLALALAAKDIRIEAPIPGKPFIGIEVPNRATSVVAFKDVMQNQDAKAKADPMEVPLGKDVSGQIISANLAKMPHLLIAGSTGSGKSVAINTILTSILMKATPDQVKLILIDPKMVELSVYNGVPHLLIPVVTDPKLAANALSKAVKEMERRYKLFAASGARNMGEFNEKVRINNQDKTKPVMKPLPYILVVVDELSDLMMVGGHDVEGAIVRLGQMARAAGIHMILATQRPSVDVITGLIKANVPSRISFAVSSGVDSRTILDQTGAEKLLGRGDMLYMPVGASKPERIQGAYIASHEVEKVISWVSNQQKPEYDEGMIPQKNEETAENNSDEPEDEFYEQAVDLVRRQQTASVSMLQRRFRIGYNRAARIVDEMEAKGVVGPSEGSKPRQVLLPPLKEDDKG from the coding sequence ATGCCTAAGAAGAAGAAAAAAACAACAAAAGCGCGAAAAAAGACGCAAAATGCGGGCATTACCTGGGCGGTAGTCGGTCTTGTTGAAATAATTATCGTTTTCTTAGCGGTAGCTAAATTTGGTATTTTAGGTAAACAGATAGCCAACATTTTCCGCTTGTTTTTTGGTGATTCTTATTTGCTGGCTGCTGGATTATGTGCAATTTTTGGCTTAGTGATGTTAATTTATAATAAGCCAATGCACTTCAAGTTTAAACGCAGCTGTGGCTTATTTTTAGCTATTTTGGGCATTTTATTGATTCAAAGCAGTATTTACTTCGAACGTGAACTAGTGAATAACGCTTTTATGAATGTTTTTTGGCATGAAATGTCAGCCGAATTCGGTCGTGCTGCAATCACCAAGTCCGTGGGCGGCGGGGTGATTGGAGCAATGTGTTATCAGCTTTTTTACCCATTGCTCGGCCATATTGGTTTACGCGTTTTTGCCGTTTTATTTATCCCAATTGGCATTTTGATGTTTTTTGACGTGAAGTTTGTTGATGTAATTAATAAATTTCAAAAGTTTAGCCAGCTTTTTATCAGCAAAAATAAGGAAGCGGGAACTAAACTAAAAGATAAATACAGTTCGCTTCGAGAAAAGCAAGCCGAAAAAAAGCAGGAACAGCTGGCAAAGGATTTTCACGATCCGCTTTCTTCTGAATCACCTGTGTTTCCCAATGTTGATGATTTTACCGTCAAAAATGATACTGAAACGCAGGCAGATAATCAGGAACCGGATGAAGATATTTCCCAAACTGATTTTGCACTTGATGAAGTTACACCGCCTGAACCAGAAGAATCCAAAGAACAAGTTCAAATTTCAAGCCATGATGATGAACAACCCTCATTTGCTAATAAGACAAATTTTGAACCAGATGATAATGCTTTACCAAAATCTCATTCATTTGACGACGAAGATGAAAAAATGAAACAAGAACTCGGTAGCGTCGATCATGGTGACCTTGAGCAGAGCGCTACTTCAAGGCCTAAGGTGGAATATAAAAAGCCACCAATAACTTTGCTTGATCCGGTAAAAAACACTGATCAAAGTGCTGATAAAGCTTCAATTAGAAAAAATACACAAAAATTACAAGCTACTTTTAAAAGCTTCGGTGTGAACGTTATTATTAAACGGGCAATTTTAGGGCCAACAATTACGCGCTACGAAGTTCAACCTGCTGTGGGCGTGAAAGTTAGCAGAATCGTCAATTTAGCGGATGATTTAGCGTTAGCTCTTGCTGCCAAGGACATCAGAATTGAAGCGCCAATTCCAGGTAAACCATTTATTGGAATTGAAGTTCCAAATAGGGCAACTTCAGTGGTGGCATTTAAGGATGTTATGCAAAATCAGGATGCTAAAGCAAAAGCTGACCCAATGGAAGTTCCCCTTGGTAAGGACGTAAGTGGGCAAATCATTTCGGCTAATTTGGCCAAAATGCCCCATCTCCTAATTGCCGGCTCGACGGGTTCCGGTAAGTCAGTTGCCATTAATACCATTTTGACAAGTATCTTAATGAAAGCCACGCCAGATCAAGTTAAACTGATTTTAATTGATCCGAAGATGGTTGAACTGTCAGTTTATAATGGTGTTCCTCATTTGCTTATTCCCGTTGTTACCGACCCTAAGCTAGCTGCTAATGCCTTAAGCAAGGCTGTTAAAGAAATGGAACGACGCTATAAGCTCTTTGCTGCTAGTGGTGCTCGTAATATGGGCGAATTTAACGAAAAAGTCCGTATTAATAACCAGGATAAGACTAAACCCGTAATGAAACCATTACCTTACATACTGGTCGTAGTCGATGAGCTGAGTGATCTGATGATGGTTGGTGGTCATGATGTCGAAGGTGCAATTGTGCGGCTAGGCCAAATGGCGCGTGCGGCTGGTATTCACATGATTTTGGCTACTCAACGGCCTAGTGTTGATGTTATCACCGGTTTAATCAAGGCGAATGTACCTTCAAGAATCTCCTTTGCGGTTTCAAGTGGTGTAGATTCAAGAACTATTTTGGATCAAACTGGAGCAGAGAAACTCTTGGGAAGAGGGGATATGCTTTATATGCCTGTAGGAGCATCAAAGCCTGAACGTATTCAGGGTGCCTATATTGCATCTCATGAAGTGGAAAAAGTCATCTCTTGGGTAAGCAACCAGCAAAAACCTGAGTATGATGAAGGAATGATTCCGCAAAAAAATGAGGAAACTGCTGAAAATAATTCCGATGAGCCAGAGGATGAGTTTTACGAGCAAGCAGTTGACCTGGTAAGACGGCAACAGACGGCCAGTGTTTCGATGTTGCAGCGCCGCTTCCGCATTGGTTATAATCGTGCAGCGAGAATTGTTGATGAAATGGAAGCAAAGGGAGTAGTTGGCCCTTCAGAAGGCTCTAAGCCACGACAGGTGTTATTACCACCGTTAAAGGAGGATGACAAAGGCTAA
- a CDS encoding cation-translocating P-type ATPase translates to MDENKIRELYAKNDVSEVFTNLQSSSDGLSSEEAARRLQKYGSNEIKKSQEESEWKAFFKNFISMMAILLWISGAIAMLSGTVELGIAIWLVNIINGLFSFWQERAAKRATDALNNMLPTYVQVIRDGKKVQIDSKTLVPGDVFILQAGNSIPADARLISASSMQVDQSALNGESVPESKTTEYAPGEGSYAETNLVYSGTTVGAGTARAVAFATGMNTEFGKIAQLTQKQNKVDSPLTQELNRLTKQLSIIAVSIGIVFLLAAIFFVKYPFAKAFIFALGMIVAFIPEGLLPTVTLSLAQGVKRMAKKHALVKELNSVETLGETTVICSDKTGTLTQNQMTIHYIWTPKNEYEVTGNGYENNGQIELNKKQLWYEENPDLHKLVQIASLDNDTAVQPSKTKGGKPKILGTPTEASLIIMAEKAGFDRQKVLVKYPRLRELPFDSDRKRMSTIHRWNDTQNIIFTKGSFSDVIKQCDQIQVDGQVRAMTKEDQDLAKKRNAGYAAKGLRSMAMAYRIIDQTTDVNKLTIETAENHLVFVGLTTMSDPPRPEIYNAVKRCHEAGIKIIMVTGDSKLTAKTVAVQIGLTSDAARVISGAELNTMSEDELREALKGEVIFARVAPEQKYKVVKTLQENGEIVASTGDGVNDAPALKQADIGIAMGMTGTDVAKDAANIILTDDNFASIVAAIEEGRAVYSNIRKFLTYILTSNVPEAFPSILFLLSGGLIPLPMTVMQILTVDLGTDMLPALGLGGEPVDPDVMKQPPRKRNEHLLNRSVIVKAFLWYGLISSIISVSAYFFVNMQNGWPQVPLVGSGSVYMRATTMVLGAIIFSQIANVLNCRTNKVSIFKKGLFTNRSIWYGIIFEILLFLVLTVTPGLQQLFNTTRLLPVDWLFLFCLPIPLVLIDEIKKWALYHRK, encoded by the coding sequence ATGGACGAAAATAAAATTCGAGAGCTTTATGCTAAGAATGATGTTTCTGAAGTTTTTACTAATTTGCAGTCCTCATCAGACGGATTAAGTTCTGAAGAGGCAGCTCGTCGATTACAAAAATATGGTTCTAATGAGATTAAAAAATCGCAGGAAGAATCAGAATGGAAAGCATTTTTCAAGAATTTTATCAGTATGATGGCTATTCTGCTTTGGATTTCCGGTGCGATAGCAATGCTAAGCGGGACAGTCGAACTAGGAATCGCAATTTGGCTAGTTAACATCATTAACGGATTGTTTAGTTTTTGGCAGGAACGAGCAGCTAAAAGGGCAACGGATGCCTTAAATAATATGTTGCCGACCTATGTACAAGTTATCCGTGATGGTAAAAAAGTTCAGATTGATTCCAAGACATTGGTTCCTGGCGACGTTTTTATTTTACAGGCAGGAAATTCAATTCCGGCAGATGCGCGCTTAATCTCTGCCAGTTCGATGCAGGTTGATCAAAGTGCTTTAAATGGTGAATCAGTTCCGGAATCAAAAACAACGGAATATGCCCCTGGTGAGGGTAGTTACGCTGAAACTAACTTGGTTTATTCGGGTACGACTGTTGGAGCAGGTACCGCACGTGCGGTTGCATTTGCTACAGGAATGAATACTGAATTTGGTAAAATTGCGCAGCTGACCCAAAAGCAAAATAAAGTCGATAGTCCGTTAACGCAGGAGCTTAACCGTCTGACTAAGCAATTATCAATTATTGCTGTTTCAATCGGAATCGTCTTTTTATTAGCAGCAATTTTCTTTGTTAAATATCCTTTCGCAAAAGCCTTTATTTTTGCATTAGGGATGATTGTTGCCTTTATTCCAGAAGGACTTTTACCAACTGTTACCTTAAGCTTGGCCCAAGGAGTTAAGCGGATGGCGAAAAAACATGCGCTGGTTAAGGAACTTAATTCAGTCGAAACTTTGGGTGAAACAACCGTTATCTGTTCTGATAAAACGGGGACATTAACCCAAAATCAAATGACTATTCACTACATTTGGACGCCTAAAAATGAATATGAAGTTACCGGTAACGGTTATGAAAATAATGGACAAATTGAGTTAAACAAAAAGCAGTTATGGTATGAAGAAAATCCTGATTTGCATAAATTAGTTCAAATTGCTTCTCTTGATAATGATACTGCTGTTCAGCCAAGTAAAACTAAGGGTGGAAAGCCCAAAATTTTGGGAACGCCGACTGAAGCTTCTTTGATTATCATGGCTGAAAAGGCTGGCTTTGATCGACAAAAGGTATTAGTTAAATATCCACGTTTACGGGAACTGCCTTTTGATTCAGATAGAAAGCGCATGTCAACGATTCATCGTTGGAATGATACCCAAAATATTATCTTTACTAAGGGTTCATTTAGTGATGTCATCAAGCAATGTGATCAGATTCAAGTTGATGGTCAAGTTCGGGCCATGACTAAAGAAGATCAGGATTTAGCCAAAAAGCGTAATGCTGGATATGCAGCTAAGGGATTACGAAGCATGGCAATGGCTTACCGCATCATTGATCAAACAACTGATGTGAATAAATTGACAATTGAAACAGCAGAAAATCATTTGGTATTTGTTGGATTGACCACAATGAGTGACCCACCTCGACCAGAAATATATAATGCTGTTAAACGTTGTCACGAAGCCGGAATTAAAATCATTATGGTCACTGGTGATTCAAAACTTACTGCCAAAACGGTTGCTGTGCAAATTGGCCTTACTTCTGATGCCGCTCGGGTTATTTCGGGTGCCGAGCTAAATACAATGAGTGAAGACGAGCTTCGTGAAGCCCTGAAAGGTGAAGTAATCTTTGCTCGGGTAGCGCCTGAACAGAAGTATAAGGTTGTTAAAACATTACAGGAAAATGGTGAAATCGTTGCTTCTACAGGTGATGGTGTCAATGATGCGCCTGCCTTAAAGCAAGCCGACATTGGTATTGCCATGGGAATGACTGGGACCGATGTTGCAAAAGATGCAGCTAATATCATTTTGACAGATGATAACTTTGCTTCAATTGTAGCCGCAATTGAGGAAGGGCGTGCCGTTTATAGCAACATCAGGAAATTTTTGACATATATTTTAACGTCAAATGTGCCAGAAGCTTTTCCATCAATCCTCTTCTTGTTATCTGGTGGACTAATTCCGCTGCCGATGACAGTTATGCAGATTTTAACTGTTGACTTAGGAACGGATATGTTGCCTGCTTTAGGATTAGGTGGCGAGCCAGTTGATCCCGACGTAATGAAACAGCCACCAAGAAAGAGAAACGAGCATTTGCTTAATCGAAGCGTAATCGTTAAGGCCTTTTTATGGTATGGCCTAATTTCAAGCATCATTTCAGTTAGTGCCTACTTCTTTGTTAATATGCAAAATGGTTGGCCACAAGTTCCTCTAGTTGGTAGCGGCTCAGTCTACATGCGCGCTACCACGATGGTATTAGGAGCAATTATCTTCTCACAGATTGCTAACGTTTTAAATTGCCGGACAAATAAAGTTTCTATCTTTAAGAAGGGGCTGTTTACTAACCGCAGTATCTGGTATGGAATTATTTTTGAAATTCTTTTATTCCTAGTTCTAACGGTTACCCCAGGCTTGCAACAGCTATTTAATACCACAAGATTATTACCAGTTGACTGGCTATTCTTATTCTGTTTGCCAATACCGCTAGTTTTAATCGATGAAATTAAAAAATGGGCTCTATACCACCGAAAATAA